A stretch of the Anaeromyxobacter sp. genome encodes the following:
- a CDS encoding FIST C-terminal domain-containing protein: MNAPAALDAGRLAAAEAMSSGGVTAPDLVLAFCGGSLDAQAFHAGVRAAVGPRAPILGGSAIGVIAQDQLAYAGHPAGVAVLELGAPLLGLAAIEGLAGAERETGRRLGRALAGAGADGSPALLLFYDSIHTPPTASAPPVMNASRPLIAGLAEGLPGCPMVVGAGLLGDFAFSPTWQFGGASAGQQLAVGALLPPSARTTVQVMHGCTPMDGVPHVLTRVTGCVVHEIDGRPAAAVVDELYGSADWRTQRPVHRLTLGVRHGEPHHRPGEDGYVNRLITGVMPDGLAVGLFEPDLEAGAEVLFMLRDPGLMLESARAGSEAAVARMRREGGRPEFALYIDCAGRAAIASGTVTEEAAEVQAVMTRAGIPLLGFYSGVEVAPIQGASRGLDWTGVLLLIGERGP, encoded by the coding sequence GTGAACGCGCCGGCCGCGCTCGACGCGGGGCGCCTGGCCGCCGCCGAGGCGATGAGCAGCGGTGGCGTCACGGCGCCGGACCTGGTCCTGGCCTTCTGCGGCGGCTCGCTCGACGCCCAGGCCTTCCACGCCGGGGTCCGCGCCGCCGTCGGCCCGCGGGCGCCCATCCTGGGCGGCTCGGCCATCGGCGTGATCGCCCAGGACCAGCTCGCCTACGCCGGCCATCCGGCGGGGGTCGCCGTGCTGGAGCTGGGGGCGCCGCTCCTGGGCCTGGCGGCCATCGAGGGGCTCGCGGGGGCCGAGCGCGAGACCGGGCGCCGGCTCGGACGGGCGCTGGCCGGGGCCGGCGCGGACGGCTCGCCCGCCCTCCTGCTCTTCTACGACTCGATCCACACGCCGCCGACCGCCTCGGCGCCGCCCGTCATGAACGCCTCCCGGCCGCTGATCGCCGGCCTGGCCGAGGGGCTGCCGGGCTGTCCCATGGTGGTCGGCGCCGGCCTGCTGGGCGACTTCGCCTTCTCCCCGACCTGGCAGTTCGGCGGCGCCTCGGCGGGGCAGCAGCTCGCGGTGGGGGCGCTGCTCCCGCCGTCGGCGCGCACCACCGTGCAGGTGATGCACGGGTGCACGCCCATGGACGGCGTCCCTCACGTGCTCACCCGCGTGACGGGGTGCGTCGTCCACGAGATCGACGGCCGCCCCGCCGCCGCGGTCGTCGACGAGCTCTACGGCTCCGCCGACTGGCGCACCCAGCGGCCGGTCCATCGGCTCACCCTCGGCGTGCGCCACGGCGAGCCCCACCACCGGCCCGGCGAGGACGGCTACGTCAACCGGCTCATCACCGGGGTCATGCCCGACGGCCTGGCGGTGGGGCTCTTCGAGCCGGATCTCGAGGCCGGCGCCGAGGTGTTGTTCATGCTGCGCGATCCTGGGCTCATGCTCGAGTCGGCCCGGGCCGGCAGCGAGGCGGCGGTGGCGCGCATGCGCCGCGAGGGCGGCCGGCCGGAGTTCGCCCTCTACATCGACTGCGCCGGGCGCGCGGCCATCGCCTCCGGGACGGTCACGGAGGAGGCGGCCGAGGTCCAGGCCGTGATGACCCGGGCGGGCATCCCCCTGCTGGGCTTCTACTCCGGCGTGGAGGTGGCCCCGATCCAGGGCGCCAGCCGCGGGCTCGACTGGACCGGCGTCCTGCTCCTGATCGGCGAGCGCGGGCCATGA
- a CDS encoding transcriptional repressor, whose amino-acid sequence MSIKSHAQLERRLAHLEAVARKAGVKLTHQRLEIFKELASTGTHPDADSIYRAVRQRLPTVSLDTVYRTLWMLQDLGLVTTLGPQRDRVRFDANLEHHHHFVCVRCGLVRDFESQALARLPLPASVTALGRVHDAHVEVRGTCGACQKAAPAPGPARSASARQVSPIRSKP is encoded by the coding sequence ATGAGCATCAAATCCCACGCCCAGCTCGAGCGGCGGCTCGCGCACCTCGAGGCCGTCGCCAGGAAGGCGGGCGTCAAGCTCACCCACCAGCGCCTCGAGATCTTCAAGGAGCTGGCGTCGACCGGGACGCATCCGGACGCCGACTCCATCTACCGGGCGGTGCGGCAGCGGCTGCCCACCGTGTCGCTCGACACGGTGTACCGGACGCTGTGGATGCTCCAGGACCTCGGGCTGGTCACGACCCTGGGCCCGCAGCGGGACAGGGTCCGGTTCGACGCCAACCTCGAGCACCACCACCACTTCGTCTGCGTCCGGTGCGGCCTGGTCCGCGACTTCGAGAGCCAGGCCCTGGCGCGGCTTCCCCTCCCGGCGAGCGTCACCGCCCTCGGCCGCGTCCACGACGCCCACGTCGAGGTGCGCGGCACGTGCGGGGCCTGCCAGAAGGCCGCGCCCGCGCCGGGCCCGGCGCGTTCGGCTTCAGCACGACAGGTCAGTCCAATCAGGAGCAAGCCATGA
- a CDS encoding VWA domain-containing protein codes for MSHAAAVLATPPSNPSAGGRLVTADGRPLPLTGTRLTAHAAGGLCRVLLQQRFHNPHAEPLRVTYLFPLPHDGAVSGFAFTIGGRRVVGEVDRLKAARDRFEQAILEGKTAGLLEQVRGSVFTQELGNVPPGAEVVAEITVDQRLAWLPEGAWEWRFPTAVAPRYQGAPGRVADADRLQVEVAEGGVPVRLTLSLEVADPLAEGGTLSSPTHALRLGHGGAGLTAALAAAGGAPLDRDVAIRWPVAARQVGASLQAALAAPGSRLAGRAFGLLTLVPPRPEAVRAVARDLIVLLDTSGSMSGQPLDMARQVVAALVESLGDEDRLELIEFSDAPRRWKRGPGAATARARQEALAWLAGLRAGGCTEMGQALLEALAPLREDAQRQVILVTDGQISFEDEIMRTLLHRLPPASRLHAVAVGDAVNRSLTGPAARAGRGVEVVIGLDEPSEVAAARLLARTVAPVVTGLTLSGPALRAGVAHAPDLFAGAPALLPVELDPDGGALTVRGRTAGGEFTWTVQVAAAEPATRAGALSALYAREQVEALELERTIASDAKAVDRQVEALGLQFQISTRLTSWVAISGEVTVDPRDPTRHEVMPQALPHGLSVVGLGLRACAPASLVHPPLASLSFAAPSPTTRPLEADEEELGLRGPSRSVLRDSPPRHRSPSAGFRERPPAAAPSGTAAPFTLHARLVLRRGRRLTFEVVVPDGGLAWDAGAVAGLLTALGLVQAVVVSAATTAPGHLAAGTLARLTLTLEPQPGDPAVLRIILASGLALDVEPRPSAP; via the coding sequence ATGAGCCACGCCGCCGCCGTCCTCGCCACGCCGCCCTCGAACCCCTCTGCCGGAGGCCGGCTGGTCACCGCCGACGGCCGCCCCCTGCCGCTCACCGGCACCCGCCTGACCGCCCACGCCGCCGGCGGCCTCTGCCGCGTGCTGCTCCAGCAGCGCTTCCACAACCCGCACGCCGAGCCGCTCCGCGTCACCTACCTCTTCCCCCTGCCGCACGACGGCGCGGTGAGCGGCTTCGCCTTCACGATCGGGGGCCGCCGGGTGGTGGGCGAGGTGGACCGGCTGAAGGCTGCCCGCGACCGGTTCGAGCAGGCCATCCTGGAGGGGAAGACGGCCGGCCTCCTCGAGCAGGTGCGCGGCAGCGTCTTCACGCAGGAGCTCGGCAACGTGCCGCCAGGCGCCGAGGTGGTGGCCGAGATCACGGTCGACCAGCGGCTGGCCTGGCTGCCCGAAGGGGCGTGGGAGTGGCGCTTCCCCACCGCCGTGGCGCCCCGCTACCAGGGCGCGCCGGGGCGGGTGGCCGACGCCGACCGGCTGCAGGTGGAGGTGGCCGAGGGCGGGGTGCCGGTGCGGCTCACCCTCTCGCTGGAGGTGGCCGACCCGCTGGCCGAGGGCGGCACCCTCTCCTCCCCGACCCACGCGCTGCGCCTCGGCCACGGCGGGGCCGGCCTCACCGCCGCGCTCGCGGCGGCCGGGGGCGCGCCGCTCGACCGCGACGTCGCCATCCGCTGGCCGGTGGCGGCGAGGCAGGTCGGGGCTTCGCTCCAGGCGGCGCTCGCCGCGCCGGGCTCGCGGCTGGCCGGCCGGGCCTTCGGCCTCCTCACGCTGGTCCCGCCGCGCCCCGAGGCGGTGCGGGCGGTGGCGCGGGATCTCATCGTGCTCCTCGACACCTCCGGCTCGATGTCCGGCCAGCCGCTCGACATGGCGCGCCAGGTGGTCGCGGCGCTCGTCGAGTCGCTCGGCGACGAGGACCGGCTGGAGCTCATCGAGTTCTCCGACGCGCCGCGCCGCTGGAAGCGGGGACCGGGGGCCGCGACCGCGAGGGCGCGCCAGGAGGCGCTCGCCTGGCTGGCGGGGCTCCGGGCCGGCGGCTGCACCGAGATGGGCCAGGCGCTCCTCGAGGCGCTGGCGCCGCTCCGCGAGGACGCCCAGCGCCAGGTGATCCTGGTGACCGACGGGCAGATCTCCTTCGAGGACGAGATCATGCGGACGCTCCTCCATCGGCTGCCGCCCGCCTCGCGCCTCCACGCGGTGGCGGTGGGCGACGCGGTCAACCGCTCGCTGACCGGCCCGGCAGCCCGCGCCGGGCGCGGCGTCGAGGTGGTCATCGGCCTCGACGAGCCCTCCGAGGTGGCGGCGGCGCGGCTGCTGGCTCGCACCGTGGCGCCGGTGGTGACCGGTCTCACCCTCTCCGGCCCCGCCCTCCGGGCTGGCGTGGCCCACGCCCCCGACCTCTTCGCCGGCGCGCCGGCGCTCCTGCCGGTGGAGCTCGACCCAGACGGCGGGGCGCTCACCGTGCGCGGCCGGACCGCCGGCGGCGAGTTCACGTGGACGGTGCAGGTCGCTGCGGCCGAGCCAGCCACCCGGGCCGGCGCGCTCTCCGCCCTCTACGCCCGCGAGCAGGTGGAGGCGCTCGAGCTCGAGCGAACCATCGCCAGCGACGCGAAAGCGGTGGACCGGCAGGTCGAGGCGCTCGGCCTCCAGTTCCAGATCTCGACGCGACTGACCTCCTGGGTGGCGATCTCCGGCGAGGTCACGGTGGACCCGCGCGACCCGACCCGTCACGAGGTGATGCCGCAGGCGCTGCCGCACGGGCTGTCGGTGGTGGGGCTGGGGCTCAGGGCCTGCGCGCCGGCTTCGTTGGTCCACCCGCCGCTGGCCAGCCTGTCGTTCGCCGCGCCCTCCCCGACGACGCGCCCCCTGGAGGCCGACGAGGAGGAGCTCGGGCTGCGCGGCCCGAGCCGGAGCGTCCTCCGGGATTCGCCCCCTCGCCACCGCTCGCCTTCGGCCGGGTTCCGGGAGCGTCCGCCTGCCGCCGCGCCGTCGGGCACCGCTGCCCCCTTCACGCTCCACGCCCGGCTCGTCCTGCGCCGGGGGCGCCGGCTCACCTTCGAGGTGGTGGTGCCGGACGGCGGCCTCGCCTGGGACGCCGGCGCCGTGGCAGGGCTCCTCACCGCGCTCGGGCTGGTGCAGGCCGTGGTGGTCTCCGCCGCCACCACCGCCCCCGGCCACCTGGCCGCCGGCACGCTGGCGCGGCTCACCCTGACGCTCGAGCCGCAGCCGGGCGATCCCGCGGTCCTCCGCATCATCCTGGCGAGCGGCCTCGCCCTCGATGTCGAGCCTCGGCCCAGCGCGCCGTGA
- a CDS encoding response regulator — MSGQPPEPPDALQAARREAEHYRRIAEEAGRLRLREGEALSLLLARAQRAERELEQVRDELEQRVAARTAELSAANAHLSREVAERERAEVALRSSEEVFRSFMSNFPGLAYIKEADTAVVFANEGFRTSLGLDPAALVGRTNAQSFPEPFATQVTRDDLQVLGSGRAARFEEAFGGRSWTSYKFVIPRGDGAARLGGFTLDVTDLKRGEEERRQLERQVEQAQRLESLGVLAGGIAHDFNNLLTAILGNVMVLRAEAPEEVAAEACLADVEAAARTAASLCQQMLAYAGRAPLATEPIDLGNLVRDMAQLLRSSVSHRLELTVEAAAGLPLLRGSPARLQQVVLNLVINAAEAVGEGAGTVTVRVGAEWAGPERLRQALLGEALPAGRHLVLEVTDTGCGMDQETQRRIFEPFYSSKFAGRGLGLSAVLGIVRQLGGAIEVESAPGRGSRFRVLVPAEPGEVAPAPGEAAAPGPGHWTGEGLALVVDDEPAVRRAAGRLLRLLGFEVLEAPGGAEGVELYQRSAGRIRLVLLDLTMPHLDGVETFRRLRTLDPGACVVIASGHAQEEVAARFREEPPDGIVQKPYELETLRRQLRAVLARRPGRPAASGDRPQDGG; from the coding sequence ATGAGCGGCCAGCCGCCCGAACCGCCCGACGCGCTGCAGGCCGCCAGGCGCGAGGCCGAGCACTACCGGCGCATCGCCGAGGAGGCCGGCCGGCTCCGGCTCCGCGAGGGGGAGGCCCTCTCGCTGCTCCTGGCGCGGGCCCAGCGGGCCGAGCGGGAGCTGGAGCAGGTCAGGGACGAGCTGGAGCAGCGGGTGGCGGCGCGCACCGCCGAGCTCTCGGCGGCCAACGCGCACCTGAGCCGGGAGGTCGCCGAGCGCGAGCGAGCCGAGGTCGCGCTGCGGTCCAGCGAGGAGGTGTTCCGCTCCTTCATGAGCAACTTCCCCGGGCTGGCCTACATCAAGGAGGCGGACACCGCGGTGGTCTTCGCCAACGAGGGCTTCCGCACCAGCCTGGGGCTGGACCCGGCGGCGCTGGTGGGCCGCACCAACGCCCAGAGCTTCCCCGAGCCCTTCGCCACCCAGGTGACGCGGGACGACCTCCAGGTCCTGGGCAGCGGCCGCGCGGCGCGCTTCGAGGAGGCCTTCGGCGGGCGGAGCTGGACCAGCTACAAGTTCGTCATCCCGCGGGGGGATGGCGCCGCCCGCCTCGGCGGCTTCACGCTGGACGTGACCGACCTGAAGCGAGGCGAGGAGGAGCGGCGCCAGCTGGAGCGGCAGGTCGAGCAGGCCCAGCGGCTGGAGAGCCTGGGCGTCCTGGCGGGCGGGATCGCCCACGACTTCAACAACCTGCTCACCGCCATCCTGGGCAACGTGATGGTCCTGCGGGCCGAGGCGCCCGAGGAGGTCGCCGCGGAGGCCTGCCTGGCCGACGTCGAGGCCGCCGCCCGGACCGCGGCCAGCCTCTGCCAGCAGATGCTGGCCTACGCCGGCCGGGCGCCCCTGGCGACCGAGCCCATCGACCTCGGGAACCTGGTGCGGGACATGGCCCAGCTCCTCCGCTCCTCGGTGTCGCACCGGCTCGAGCTCACGGTCGAGGCGGCGGCTGGGCTCCCGCTGCTGCGTGGCAGCCCGGCCCGGCTCCAGCAGGTGGTGCTGAACCTGGTCATCAACGCCGCCGAGGCGGTGGGCGAGGGGGCCGGGACCGTCACCGTCCGGGTCGGCGCCGAGTGGGCCGGCCCGGAGCGGCTGCGGCAGGCCCTGCTGGGGGAGGCGCTCCCGGCGGGACGCCACCTGGTGCTGGAGGTGACGGACACCGGCTGCGGGATGGACCAGGAAACCCAGCGCCGCATCTTCGAGCCCTTCTACAGCAGCAAGTTCGCCGGCCGCGGGCTCGGCCTGTCGGCGGTGCTCGGCATCGTCCGCCAGCTCGGCGGCGCCATCGAGGTGGAGAGCGCGCCGGGCCGCGGCTCCCGCTTCCGCGTGCTCGTCCCCGCCGAGCCCGGTGAGGTGGCGCCGGCCCCGGGGGAGGCGGCCGCGCCTGGGCCCGGCCACTGGACCGGCGAAGGGCTGGCCCTGGTGGTGGACGACGAGCCGGCGGTCCGGCGGGCGGCGGGGCGGCTCCTGCGCCTGCTGGGGTTCGAGGTGCTCGAGGCCCCGGGCGGCGCCGAGGGGGTCGAGCTCTACCAGCGGAGCGCTGGCCGGATCCGGCTCGTGCTCCTCGACCTCACCATGCCCCACCTCGACGGCGTGGAGACCTTCCGCCGGCTGCGGACCCTGGACCCCGGCGCGTGCGTGGTGATCGCGAGCGGCCACGCCCAGGAGGAGGTCGCGGCGCGCTTCCGGGAGGAACCGCCGGACGGCATCGTGCAGAAGCCCTATGAGCTCGAGACGCTCCGCAGGCAGCTGCGGGCGGTGCTCGCCCGCCGTCCGGGTCGACCGGCCGCGTCCGGGGACAGGCCCCAGGACGGCGGGTAG
- the katG gene encoding catalase/peroxidase HPI, with amino-acid sequence MSDPKQSPPAAPTSPETETTGRCPVNHGANAAGAGRTNRDWWPDQLNLSILHQHSALSDPMGEGFDYAAEFARLDYQALKRDLRALMTDSQDWWPADWGHYGGLFIRMAWHSAGTYRISDGRGGGGSGNQRFAPLNSWPDNGNLDKARRLLWPIKQRYGRRISWADLMILAGNAALESMGFRTFGFGGGRADIWEPQEDVNWGTERTWLGDERYSGDRQLANPLGAVQMGLIYVNPEGPNGVPDPVGSGRDVRETFARMAMNDEETVALVAGGHTFGKAHGAGATALVGREPEGAPIEEQGLGWRNALGTGAGAHTTTSGIEGAWKPHPTRWDNGYFDMLFGYEWELVKSPAGAHQWRAKDCRPEHLIPDAHDPSKKHPPMMTTADLSLRFDPAYEKISRRFHRDPQAFADAFARAWFKLTHRDMGPRARYLGPEVPKEELLWQDPVPAVDHPLVGAEDVRALEARVLASGLTVSELVATAWASASTFRGSDKRGGANGARLRLAPQKDWEVNQPAQLAKVLGVLERLQGEFNAAQAGGTRISLADLIVLAGGAAVKQAALDAGQAVEVPFTPGRTDASQAQTDVESFAVLEPVADGFRNFQRPGVQGAPEAMLVDRAQLLTLTAPELTVLVGGLRALGANAGGARHGVFTRRPGLLTNDFFVNLLDMRTAWAPSPGDAGVYEGRDRATGELRWTATRVDLVFGSSSQLRALAEVYGSADAGPKLVRDFVAAWVKVMNLGRYDL; translated from the coding sequence ATGAGCGACCCGAAGCAGAGCCCGCCCGCCGCACCGACCTCCCCCGAGACCGAGACAACCGGCAGGTGCCCGGTGAATCACGGCGCCAACGCGGCCGGCGCCGGGCGCACCAACCGCGACTGGTGGCCGGACCAGCTGAACCTCTCGATCCTGCACCAGCACTCGGCGCTGTCGGACCCCATGGGCGAGGGCTTCGACTACGCCGCCGAGTTCGCGCGCCTCGACTACCAGGCCCTCAAGCGAGACCTGCGCGCGTTGATGACGGACTCGCAGGACTGGTGGCCCGCCGACTGGGGCCACTACGGCGGCCTGTTCATCCGCATGGCCTGGCACAGCGCCGGCACCTACCGGATCTCGGACGGGCGCGGCGGCGGCGGATCCGGCAACCAGCGCTTCGCGCCGCTCAACAGCTGGCCGGACAACGGCAACCTCGACAAGGCGCGCCGGCTGCTGTGGCCCATCAAGCAGAGGTACGGCCGCCGGATCTCCTGGGCCGATCTCATGATCCTCGCCGGCAACGCCGCGCTCGAGTCCATGGGCTTCAGGACCTTCGGCTTCGGCGGCGGGCGCGCCGACATCTGGGAGCCGCAGGAGGACGTCAACTGGGGCACCGAGCGGACCTGGCTCGGCGACGAGCGCTACAGCGGGGACCGCCAGCTCGCCAACCCGCTCGGCGCGGTGCAGATGGGGCTGATCTACGTGAACCCCGAGGGCCCGAACGGAGTCCCCGACCCCGTGGGCTCGGGGCGCGACGTGCGCGAGACCTTCGCCCGCATGGCCATGAACGACGAGGAGACCGTGGCGCTGGTGGCCGGCGGCCACACCTTCGGCAAGGCGCACGGCGCCGGCGCAACCGCGCTGGTCGGCCGCGAGCCCGAGGGCGCGCCCATCGAGGAGCAGGGGCTCGGCTGGAGGAACGCCCTCGGCACCGGCGCGGGCGCCCACACCACCACCAGCGGCATCGAGGGGGCGTGGAAGCCGCACCCGACCAGGTGGGACAACGGCTACTTCGACATGCTGTTCGGCTACGAGTGGGAGCTCGTCAAGAGCCCGGCCGGCGCCCACCAGTGGCGGGCCAAGGACTGCAGGCCCGAGCACCTGATCCCCGACGCGCACGATCCCTCGAAGAAGCACCCGCCGATGATGACCACGGCCGACCTGTCGCTGCGCTTCGACCCGGCCTACGAGAAGATCTCCCGCCGCTTCCACCGGGACCCGCAGGCCTTCGCCGACGCCTTCGCCCGCGCCTGGTTCAAGCTGACCCACCGTGACATGGGGCCGAGGGCCCGATACCTCGGCCCCGAGGTCCCGAAGGAGGAGCTCCTCTGGCAGGATCCGGTGCCGGCCGTCGACCACCCGCTCGTCGGCGCGGAGGACGTCCGCGCGCTCGAGGCCAGGGTCCTGGCCTCGGGGCTCACGGTCTCCGAGCTGGTGGCGACGGCGTGGGCGTCGGCCTCCACCTTCCGCGGCTCGGACAAGCGCGGCGGCGCGAACGGGGCGCGCCTCCGCCTGGCGCCGCAGAAGGACTGGGAGGTCAACCAGCCCGCCCAGCTCGCCAAGGTCCTCGGCGTGCTCGAGCGCCTCCAGGGCGAGTTCAACGCGGCGCAGGCGGGCGGCACGCGGATCTCGCTCGCCGACCTCATCGTCCTGGCCGGCGGCGCGGCCGTGAAGCAGGCGGCCCTGGACGCGGGCCAGGCGGTGGAGGTGCCCTTCACGCCGGGGCGGACGGACGCCTCGCAGGCGCAGACCGACGTCGAGTCGTTCGCGGTGCTCGAGCCGGTGGCGGACGGCTTCCGCAACTTCCAGCGGCCCGGCGTCCAGGGGGCGCCGGAGGCCATGCTGGTGGACCGGGCGCAGCTCCTGACCCTGACCGCGCCCGAGCTGACGGTCCTCGTCGGCGGGCTGCGCGCGCTCGGCGCCAACGCCGGCGGGGCGCGGCACGGCGTCTTCACGCGGCGCCCGGGCCTGCTCACCAACGACTTCTTCGTCAACCTGCTCGACATGCGGACGGCCTGGGCGCCCTCCCCGGGTGACGCCGGCGTGTACGAGGGCCGCGACCGGGCCACCGGCGAGCTCCGGTGGACGGCCACCCGGGTCGACCTCGTCTTCGGCTCCAGCTCGCAGCTCCGGGCGCTCGCCGAGGTCTACGGGAGCGCCGACGCCGGGCCGAAGCTGGTGCGTGACTTCGTGGCGGCCTGGGTGAAGGTGATGAACCTCGGCCGCTACGATCTCTGA